From the Vibrio metoecus genome, one window contains:
- a CDS encoding TIGR04219 family outer membrane beta-barrel protein, with product MNRTASVALVTALMISPLSAFAAGSFYTASVGADMWLASTKIDNTRRDDANAPTLYIAFEHDFPYLPNASLRYTNLEADFASFDKYDYTFYYQVLDRELMKFDAGITLTQYANSNYRAPDARRYDFDQTTFNWYASAEIAIPHTPFDVIGQFDFGNNSDLKSSDVVAGLQYHLPIRAGELAFKAGYRVVDLEFTELAKQSADVKQSFVFADGWFLGAQFSF from the coding sequence ATGAACCGAACTGCATCGGTGGCGTTGGTCACTGCATTGATGATCTCACCTTTATCCGCTTTTGCCGCTGGGTCATTCTATACTGCATCAGTGGGTGCAGATATGTGGTTGGCGAGCACGAAAATTGACAACACTCGTCGTGATGATGCCAATGCCCCAACACTCTATATAGCGTTTGAACATGATTTTCCCTATTTGCCGAATGCAAGCTTGCGCTATACCAATTTAGAAGCGGATTTTGCCTCATTCGATAAATACGATTACACCTTTTACTACCAAGTGTTAGATCGTGAATTGATGAAGTTTGATGCGGGTATCACGCTGACTCAGTACGCGAATAGTAACTATCGAGCACCTGATGCTCGTCGCTACGATTTTGATCAAACGACGTTTAATTGGTACGCGAGTGCAGAAATTGCTATTCCTCATACTCCATTTGATGTGATTGGCCAATTTGATTTCGGCAACAACAGCGATCTGAAGTCGTCAGATGTAGTTGCCGGATTGCAATATCACTTACCGATTCGAGCGGGTGAATTAGCCTTTAAAGCCGGTTATCGTGTCGTGGATCTCGAATTTACTGAACTTGCCAAGCAGTCGGCGGATGTAAAACAGTCTTTCGTGTTTGCGGATGGTTGGTTCCTTGGCGCGCAATTTAGCTTTTAA
- the pspG gene encoding envelope stress response protein PspG, whose translation MFELIFILVFAATLLVTGITLLSVFGAMALAFLIMALFGMLGIVLKLLPWLLIVLLVVWLMRDKVSPSRR comes from the coding sequence ATGTTTGAATTGATCTTTATTTTGGTATTTGCCGCAACACTATTGGTTACGGGGATCACCTTGCTTAGCGTATTTGGCGCAATGGCGCTGGCTTTCTTAATCATGGCGCTGTTTGGTATGCTGGGTATCGTATTGAAATTGCTGCCGTGGCTGTTGATTGTCTTGCTAGTGGTCTGGTTGATGCGTGACAAAGTGAGCCCTTCACGTCGGTAA
- the dusA gene encoding tRNA dihydrouridine(20/20a) synthase DusA gives MLDWTDRHCRYFHRLLSSQTLLYTEMVTTGAIIHGRGDFLAYNQEEHPVALQFGGSNPKDLAHCAKLAQERGYDEINLNVGCPSDRVQNGRFGACLMAEPELVAECVAAMRSVVDIPVTVKTRIGIDDQDSYEFLTQFISTVAEKGGCEQFTIHARKAWLSGLSPKENREIPPLDYSRAYQIKRDFPHLTIAVNGGVKTLEEAKLHLQHLDGVMIGREAYQSPYLLAEVDQQIFELDTPVKKRSQVIHEMLPYIERELSQGTHLGHMTRHMLGLFQNMPGARQWRRHISENAHKQGAGLEVVEQALAKIPYQDLGV, from the coding sequence ATGCTCGATTGGACCGACCGCCACTGCCGTTACTTTCACCGTTTGCTCTCTTCGCAAACTCTTTTGTATACCGAAATGGTCACGACAGGGGCAATCATTCATGGTCGCGGTGATTTTCTGGCTTATAACCAAGAAGAGCATCCAGTGGCGTTGCAGTTTGGTGGTTCTAATCCTAAGGATTTGGCGCATTGTGCAAAATTAGCGCAAGAGCGTGGCTATGATGAAATTAACCTGAATGTAGGCTGCCCTTCGGATCGTGTGCAGAATGGTCGTTTTGGTGCTTGTTTAATGGCAGAGCCTGAATTGGTCGCTGAATGTGTTGCTGCAATGCGCTCGGTAGTCGATATCCCGGTGACAGTGAAAACTCGAATTGGTATTGATGATCAAGATTCGTATGAGTTTTTGACTCAGTTTATCTCCACCGTCGCTGAAAAAGGCGGCTGTGAGCAATTTACCATTCATGCGCGTAAAGCATGGCTGAGTGGCTTAAGCCCGAAAGAGAACCGAGAAATTCCGCCGTTGGACTATTCAAGAGCGTATCAAATCAAACGTGATTTTCCGCACTTAACTATTGCGGTCAATGGTGGTGTGAAAACGTTGGAAGAAGCGAAACTGCATCTTCAACATCTTGATGGTGTGATGATTGGGCGTGAGGCGTACCAAAGTCCTTACTTACTTGCAGAAGTGGATCAGCAAATTTTCGAGCTGGATACACCAGTGAAAAAACGTTCGCAAGTGATCCATGAAATGTTGCCTTATATTGAGCGTGAGTTATCTCAAGGTACGCATCTCGGTCATATGACTCGCCATATGTTAGGGCTGTTCCAAAATATGCCGGGTGCACGTCAATGGCGACGCCATATTAGTGAAAATGCGCATAAACAAGGTGCTGGGTTGGAAGTAGTCGAGCAAGCCTTGGCAAAAATTCCGTATCAAGATCTTGGAGTGTAA
- the zur gene encoding zinc uptake transcriptional repressor Zur, which translates to MVIVLDNKLTKQIEEICAARGVRLTSQRKTVFELICASKRSSSAYELLEDLKKSEPQAKPPTVYRALDFLLEQGFIHRVESTNSFISCCSCNAHKHFSHLLICDQCGNVIESRDDSLVALLASNAEKHGFTISNHVIESHGVCQTCLSKEKKQQ; encoded by the coding sequence ATGGTGATAGTTTTGGACAACAAGCTAACGAAGCAAATAGAAGAAATATGTGCAGCCAGAGGAGTTCGGCTCACCTCACAGCGTAAAACTGTATTTGAGTTGATTTGTGCAAGTAAGCGCTCGTCGAGTGCCTACGAGCTGTTGGAAGATCTTAAAAAAAGTGAACCACAAGCGAAACCTCCGACTGTATACCGAGCACTGGATTTTTTGCTAGAACAAGGCTTTATTCACCGAGTGGAGTCAACGAACAGTTTTATATCTTGCTGTTCATGTAATGCCCATAAGCACTTTTCACATCTATTGATTTGTGACCAGTGCGGTAACGTCATTGAATCTCGGGATGATAGTCTGGTAGCCTTGCTAGCAAGTAACGCGGAGAAACACGGTTTTACGATAAGCAATCATGTCATCGAATCACATGGAGTTTGTCAAACCTGTCTCTCAAAAGAGAAGAAGCAACAATAG
- a CDS encoding chemotaxis protein CheX encodes MRAEFVNPFLASLMNVLKTMASLELKPQKPRIKKDEIARGDVSGLIGMIGPTTRGSMSITFDESLALEIMQNMLGERPNGLNEEVTDMVGEITNMVTGGAKRILAESGFDFDMATPVVVSGRGHTIRHKCEGAIIIMPFSSPWGNAFIEICFE; translated from the coding sequence ATGCGCGCTGAATTTGTAAACCCGTTTTTAGCGTCTTTAATGAACGTGTTGAAAACCATGGCTTCCCTTGAGTTGAAGCCTCAAAAACCACGGATTAAAAAAGACGAAATTGCTCGCGGTGATGTTTCCGGCCTCATCGGTATGATCGGCCCAACAACGCGTGGCTCAATGTCGATCACCTTTGATGAAAGTCTCGCACTGGAAATTATGCAGAATATGCTTGGCGAACGCCCAAATGGTCTTAACGAAGAAGTTACTGACATGGTGGGTGAAATTACCAACATGGTCACAGGTGGAGCTAAGCGAATTTTGGCTGAAAGCGGCTTTGATTTTGATATGGCCACACCAGTGGTCGTATCTGGCCGAGGACACACCATCCGTCACAAGTGTGAAGGGGCGATCATCATCATGCCGTTCTCCTCACCTTGGGGTAATGCGTTCATCGAAATCTGTTTCGAGTAG
- a CDS encoding MBL fold metallo-hydrolase: MSETTIQTKTRTSQRKVSQQNAVQHYRSQLEQRIRRSAQFRSGRVMNAMPNITSHQSWWEVAWSYLGGRSQLKPCSELPFLPINSHLLQTCSDDLRVTWLGHSSLFIELDGVRVMTDPVFDYASPWLAKAWFKRNMRNGDTREQLPLPDIILISHDHYDHLEQASIEYYATQPVTFYVPLGVGGHLIRWGVTPEKIIEFDWWESFQFRGIEFICTPANHNSGRYYLDRNATLWCSWLIKSSETSLFFSGDTAYDEHFAQIAERYGPIDLACLEVAADVKGQKGYPVENWGHMQASQTVQAFHDLNARKLMPIHWATYELFTHRWDEPMEDLLKHCEAEELELLTPMVGEILTIAQVTATERWWQGLKTRQEDISLHWELGFACSLLLLLMVV, encoded by the coding sequence ATGTCAGAAACGACTATTCAGACTAAAACGCGAACATCTCAACGTAAGGTGTCTCAACAGAATGCTGTTCAGCATTACCGCTCGCAACTCGAGCAACGAATCAGGAGATCGGCTCAATTTCGGTCGGGCAGAGTGATGAATGCCATGCCCAATATCACTAGCCATCAATCATGGTGGGAAGTGGCATGGAGTTATTTAGGCGGGAGATCACAGCTTAAACCTTGTAGTGAGCTGCCTTTCTTACCAATCAATTCCCACCTATTGCAAACCTGTAGTGATGACTTACGAGTGACTTGGCTTGGTCATTCCAGCTTGTTTATTGAGTTGGATGGCGTAAGAGTGATGACCGATCCAGTCTTTGACTACGCCTCTCCGTGGCTCGCGAAAGCATGGTTTAAGCGCAATATGCGGAATGGTGATACACGTGAACAGCTGCCTCTACCCGATATCATTTTGATTTCCCATGATCACTATGATCATCTTGAGCAAGCGAGTATTGAATATTATGCCACTCAGCCCGTGACATTTTATGTTCCTTTAGGTGTTGGTGGTCATTTGATTCGCTGGGGAGTGACACCTGAAAAGATCATTGAGTTTGATTGGTGGGAGAGCTTTCAATTTCGCGGTATAGAGTTTATCTGTACGCCAGCCAATCATAATTCAGGTCGTTACTACTTAGATCGCAATGCGACCTTATGGTGTTCATGGCTGATCAAAAGTAGTGAGACAAGCCTGTTTTTCAGTGGTGATACTGCTTATGACGAGCACTTTGCGCAGATAGCTGAACGATATGGACCGATTGATTTGGCCTGTTTAGAAGTCGCAGCGGATGTAAAAGGGCAAAAAGGTTACCCAGTAGAAAATTGGGGGCACATGCAAGCGTCACAGACTGTACAAGCTTTTCACGATTTAAATGCAAGGAAGTTGATGCCTATCCATTGGGCAACCTACGAACTGTTTACCCATCGTTGGGATGAACCGATGGAGGATCTTCTCAAGCATTGTGAAGCTGAAGAGCTTGAATTATTGACCCCGATGGTTGGAGAAATTCTCACCATAGCTCAGGTCACGGCGACCGAACGTTGGTGGCAAGGATTAAAGACTCGGCAAGAGGATATCAGCCTGCATTGGGAGTTGGGCTTTGCTTGTTCGCTATTGCTGCTATTAATGGTGGTTTAG